The Oreochromis niloticus isolate F11D_XX linkage group LG15, O_niloticus_UMD_NMBU, whole genome shotgun sequence genome includes a region encoding these proteins:
- the LOC112842489 gene encoding uncharacterized protein LOC112842489, translating into MPGNFCQPVLHGLRINFPTVLRRAFFSLSPRRLALAYFVTLPKLSTALETARLLTTHVFRLHGIPEDIVSDRGLQFTSRVWKEFCYALGTKSTWSEQLPWIEYAHNSHTSAATGKSPFEASLGYQLPLLPAIKGEHSVPSVQAHLRRCHHAWRATRAALLRTKERNKALADCHRTPGPGVCCGTTDQARALQPLCALPPPWLVDGQLVYNITRIMDSRRRGSGFQFLVDWEGYGLEERSWVPQAPILDKGMLRNFHRRYPGKPGGSPGGSC; encoded by the exons ATGCCAGGGAATTTTTGTCAGCCTGTTCTACATGGGCTCAGAATAAACTTTCCAACCGTCCTCCGTCGGGCCTTCTTCAGCCTCTCCCCACGTCGGCTCGCTCTTG CTTATTTCGTCACCCTTCCGAAACTTTCCACTGCCTTGGAGACGGCCCGGCTTCTCACCACCCACGTGTTCAGGCTCCACGGGATCCCTGAGGACATCGTTTCGGACAGAGGGCTGCAGTTTACATCACGTGTGTGGAAGGAGTTCTGCTACGCTCTGGGCACAAAG TCGACCTGGAGTGAACAGCTTCCATGGATTGAGTACGCGCATAACAGCCACACCTCCGCCGCTACAGGAAAGTCTCCTTTTGAAGCATCCCTGGGATACCAACTGCCTTTGCTTCCTGCCATCAAAGGTGAGCACTCCGTTCCGTCTGTGCAAGCTCATCTCCGCAGGTGCCACCATGCCTGGCGTGCGACTCGGGCCGCCCTACTCCGGACTAAAGAACGGAACAAGGCGCTCGCTGACTGCCATCGGACACCTGGCCCTGGAGTATGCTGTGGGACAACAG ATCAAGCCCGTGCTCTCCAGCCGTTGTGCGCCCTCCCCCCACCCTGGCTTGTGGATGGTCAGCTGGTTTATAACATCACCCGCATCATGGACTCCCGACGCCGGGGTAGTGGCTTTCAGTTCCTGGTGGATTGGGAGGGCTACGGGCTAGAGGAACGTTCCTGGGTGCCTCAGGCGCCTATCCTGGATAAGGGTATGCTTCGTAACTTCCATCGCAGGTATCCAGGTAAGCCTGGTGGGTCTCCGGGAGGCTCCTGTTGA